Proteins encoded within one genomic window of Amycolatopsis sp. 2-15:
- a CDS encoding ABC transporter ATP-binding protein: protein MLSREKLAPSSTAARDAAHTDVGGTGGIAHLEARGVTIEYAKPGSKEVTTAVEQCDLTVERGDFVCLVGPSGCGKTTLLNAVAGFVKIADGVLELDGRPIPGPGPDRAMVFQHANLLPWRTVQANVSYGLELTKKVKKAEAKQRADELLELVGLAGVGQQFPAQLSGGMQARVNLARALAVEPEILLLDEPFAAIDAQTREVLQVELLRVCAARDVTALFVTHDISEAAFLSDRVCVFSPRPGRIVKEITVPWDRPRSQEIRRTAEFAHLRDEIADVLYGTKNGVGQEAYR, encoded by the coding sequence ATGCTGAGCCGAGAGAAGCTGGCACCGTCCAGTACGGCAGCCCGTGATGCTGCACACACCGATGTGGGGGGCACCGGCGGGATCGCGCACCTCGAAGCACGAGGTGTCACGATCGAATACGCCAAGCCTGGGTCGAAGGAGGTAACGACGGCCGTCGAGCAGTGCGACCTGACCGTCGAACGTGGCGACTTCGTCTGCTTGGTCGGGCCGTCCGGCTGCGGCAAGACCACATTGCTCAACGCTGTCGCCGGATTCGTCAAGATCGCCGACGGCGTGCTCGAACTCGACGGGCGCCCGATCCCCGGCCCAGGGCCCGACCGGGCGATGGTCTTCCAGCACGCCAACTTGCTGCCGTGGCGGACTGTTCAGGCGAATGTCAGCTACGGTCTCGAGTTGACCAAGAAGGTCAAGAAGGCGGAAGCCAAGCAGCGCGCCGACGAGCTGTTGGAGCTGGTCGGGCTGGCCGGGGTCGGGCAGCAGTTTCCGGCGCAGCTCTCCGGCGGCATGCAGGCCCGGGTGAATCTTGCCCGCGCGCTCGCGGTCGAGCCGGAGATCCTCCTGCTCGACGAGCCCTTCGCCGCGATCGATGCACAGACGCGAGAAGTTCTCCAGGTTGAACTGCTCAGGGTTTGCGCGGCGCGCGACGTGACGGCTCTGTTCGTCACCCACGACATTTCCGAGGCCGCGTTCCTGTCGGACCGGGTCTGCGTGTTCAGCCCGCGCCCCGGTCGCATCGTCAAGGAGATCACCGTGCCGTGGGATCGGCCGCGTTCGCAGGAGATTCGGCGGACGGCGGAGTTCGCTCACCTGCGTGACGAGATCGCCGACGTTCTCTACGGCACCAAGAACGGCGTGGGCCAGGAGGCATACCGATGA
- a CDS encoding FadR/GntR family transcriptional regulator yields the protein MDQVKVLIRDGALTPGDRLPSERELCQRFGVSRVTVREALRILEASGLVTIRVGAHGGAFLTAPSTDRVGEGLADLLTMSALTAGEVTETRKIVELGALPLIVERATDDDIDALFKLAEEGQAAVDEDAYTVDISARFHIRLAECAHNTALAMLIQSFHGPMLMSLREAREHAPAMGKRGTDEHRRLAEAIRERDLAAAQHVMSEHIARTAQRVSHGAEQD from the coding sequence GTGGACCAGGTCAAGGTCCTGATCCGGGACGGCGCCCTTACACCAGGAGATCGGCTACCGAGCGAGCGCGAGCTGTGTCAGCGGTTCGGCGTGAGCCGGGTCACCGTTCGCGAGGCCCTCCGCATACTGGAGGCCAGCGGACTCGTCACGATTCGGGTCGGCGCCCACGGTGGCGCCTTCCTGACCGCGCCGAGCACGGACCGCGTCGGCGAGGGCCTGGCCGACCTCCTGACAATGTCCGCGCTCACGGCCGGCGAAGTGACCGAAACGCGCAAGATCGTTGAGCTCGGCGCGCTCCCCCTGATCGTCGAACGGGCGACCGACGACGACATCGACGCGCTGTTCAAGCTCGCCGAGGAGGGGCAAGCCGCCGTCGACGAGGACGCGTACACGGTGGACATCTCGGCGCGCTTCCACATCCGGCTTGCCGAGTGCGCCCATAACACGGCACTGGCGATGTTGATCCAGAGTTTCCACGGCCCCATGCTGATGTCCCTGAGGGAGGCTCGCGAGCACGCGCCCGCCATGGGCAAGCGCGGAACCGACGAACACAGGCGACTCGCCGAAGCCATCCGTGAGCGCGACCTCGCCGCTGCCCAGCACGTGATGAGCGAGCACATCGCCCGAACCGCGCAACGAGTCTCGCACGGCGCCGAGCAGGACTGA